The window GAATACTGGCCTCTGCGGCACAGTTTCTCATGTCAAAATCCTACTACTACGGCAGAGCCTCGCTGATGGGGTCTATAAGCTACACCGAGCTTGTTTTCAGCGTTTTCACAGGTTATCTGGCCGGCGACGGAATGCCCGATCTGCTCTCTTTCTTCGGTATGCTGCTGGTTTTTGTCAGCGGTGTTCTCATTGTCAGAGCAAGAAAAAAGTAAATAAGATTAAATTTATATTCTTTACATAAAAATAGTCCAAGTCTTTCTTGACATTGAAATTAGGTGGTTTACACTTATTGTATGAAACAATTCATTCTTTTCGGAGAAAGCTAAATGATTTACCGAAAAATTAAAAAGGGGCTGGATCTGCCCATCAAAGGGCGTCCCTCCGATGTTGTGCTCGACCAGACGGATATTTCCAGAGTCGGGCTGCTGGGAGATGATTACCCGAATCTGAGGCCTTCGCTGAAGGTCAGAACGGGCGACAGGGTGAAAAAAGGACAACTGCTTTTCACCGACCGAAAGAACCCCTCTCTGATGTTCACCTCGCCTGTGGCGGGAGTTGTTGCGGAGATAAACAGGGGAGAGAAACGCAGACTGCTGTCCGTTGTCATTGAAAAGGACGGAAACGAGGCCGTGCAGTTTGACACGGATGTTATCGGCAGGGCGGAGGTTCTCGAATTGCTGAAGGTTTCAGGGCTTCTGACCAGATTCCGCAGGCGTCCGTTCGCAACCTGCGTCAGTGCGGATGAGGAACCGGAGGCACTGTTTGTAAACTGCATGGACACACGTCCTAATGCGCCGGATATGAACAGGATAATCTCCAGATACAAAGAATATTTTTACGAAGGGCTTAAGGCCGCCGCAAAACTTGCGCCCAAAACATATGCATGCACCGGAAACGGGGTTGCGATTGACAATGTCGAGGGGGTTGAGGCTGCGGTTTTCGACGGAGTTCATCCGGCGGGGCTCACGGGTACACACATCCACTTCCTGCGCCCTGTCTCACAGGGCAGGCTTGTCTGGACCGTTGATGCACAGACAATGATAGATTTCGGATATCTCATTAAACATAAAGAGCTTAACGAAGAACGCATCGTGGCTTTGGGCGGAGAGTTTGTAACCCCCTGTCATGTGAGAACACTCCACGGCGCATCCGTGAGCGAGCTTGTTAAAGGAAGGCTTAAGGACGGGGAGCTGAGGCTGATAAACGGTTCAGTTCTGTTCGGACTTCCCTTAACACCCGAAACGGCCTATCTGTCCACTGATTTCGCACAGATTTCAGCCGTTGCCGAGCAGACTGAAAGACCCTTTATGGGCTGGCTGCTGCCTGGTTTCCATGTGCATTCGGTGATAAATGTTTTTGCATCAAAGGTTTTCGGCGAGAAGAGTATAAATTTTGACACATCCCTGAACGGCAGTCACAGGGCTATGGTTCCTGTGGGAACCTATGAAAAGGTGACGCCGATGGATATTCTGCCTACGCACCTTCTGCGTGCATTGCAGATGAAGGACTACGAAGGGGCGGAGAAACTGGGCGCACTGGAGCTTTCCGAAGAGGATCTGAGCCTCTGCACCTATGTCTGCCCGGGCAAAACGGACTACGCACCTCTTCTGCGTGATGCCCTCACCACAATTGAGAAGGAGGGCTGACATGAAAAAATTCTTTGATAAATACAGGCATCTTTTCGAGAAGGGGGGCAGGCTGGAACGCTGGTATCCGGTGTTTGAGATGGCCGACACCTTCCTGTACAACCCTCTGCACCGAACCAAGGGAACGACCCATCTGCGTGACGGAATAGACCTGAAACGCATAATGATAA of the Seleniivibrio woodruffii genome contains:
- a CDS encoding Na(+)-translocating NADH-quinone reductase subunit A, whose amino-acid sequence is MIYRKIKKGLDLPIKGRPSDVVLDQTDISRVGLLGDDYPNLRPSLKVRTGDRVKKGQLLFTDRKNPSLMFTSPVAGVVAEINRGEKRRLLSVVIEKDGNEAVQFDTDVIGRAEVLELLKVSGLLTRFRRRPFATCVSADEEPEALFVNCMDTRPNAPDMNRIISRYKEYFYEGLKAAAKLAPKTYACTGNGVAIDNVEGVEAAVFDGVHPAGLTGTHIHFLRPVSQGRLVWTVDAQTMIDFGYLIKHKELNEERIVALGGEFVTPCHVRTLHGASVSELVKGRLKDGELRLINGSVLFGLPLTPETAYLSTDFAQISAVAEQTERPFMGWLLPGFHVHSVINVFASKVFGEKSINFDTSLNGSHRAMVPVGTYEKVTPMDILPTHLLRALQMKDYEGAEKLGALELSEEDLSLCTYVCPGKTDYAPLLRDALTTIEKEG